One part of the Methylobacterium terrae genome encodes these proteins:
- a CDS encoding (2Fe-2S) ferredoxin domain-containing protein has product MSKAPVTKRGPVKAAAAPFAEIVMVCAKCAKRQGVGAKAVRGGLKRALKADRRGRKVRVVETGCLGLCPKRSLTLATTGSLGAGRLVVIDPSLEPAAMLDALLPARTDRP; this is encoded by the coding sequence GTGAGCAAGGCGCCGGTGACGAAACGCGGACCAGTCAAGGCGGCGGCCGCACCGTTCGCCGAGATCGTGATGGTGTGCGCCAAGTGCGCCAAGCGGCAGGGGGTCGGCGCCAAGGCGGTGCGGGGCGGGCTGAAGCGCGCCCTGAAGGCGGATCGCCGCGGCCGCAAGGTGCGGGTGGTCGAGACCGGATGCCTCGGCCTGTGCCCGAAGCGCAGCCTGACGCTCGCCACCACCGGCTCCCTCGGGGCCGGCCGCCTCGTGGTGATCGACCCCTCCCTGGAGCCGGCGGCGATGCTCGACGCCCTGCTGCCCGCGCGGACCGATCGGCCGTGA
- a CDS encoding lysylphosphatidylglycerol synthase domain-containing protein translates to MTAVRAGTGPGLGRRLLRRVPLLGAAIGVVLALWLVAANDVGAVADAFGRVGLLGIGAVVLVRVAIIGLCGVAWARVLTGLVGVATGPFVLLRFVREGVNVLLPVASVGGEVLGARLLTFWGVTGAASAAGILVDMFFQVVTQTLFALTGVVLLSRIEGEQAATLAAWCAKGLVLSGVVLAAFFAVQRYGGAGAIERRVTALARRFAAEGGAGPAGGGVQAALDAVWDRRRWLPLGQGFLLHLAAWFLGALEIWIALRCIGIDGVTLAEAVVLESLSQAIKSAAFPVPSGLGVQEGGFVLLGSLFGIDPHTALALSLVKRVPDVVLGLPGLMAWQAIEARRGLMAPKAAPPAI, encoded by the coding sequence GTGACGGCGGTGCGAGCCGGCACGGGCCCGGGCCTCGGCCGCCGCCTGCTGCGGCGGGTGCCGCTCCTCGGCGCCGCGATCGGCGTCGTGCTGGCGCTGTGGCTCGTCGCCGCGAACGACGTCGGCGCGGTGGCGGACGCCTTCGGGCGCGTCGGCCTCCTCGGCATCGGTGCGGTGGTGCTGGTGCGGGTCGCGATCATCGGGCTGTGCGGCGTCGCCTGGGCCCGGGTCCTCACCGGCCTCGTCGGTGTCGCCACCGGCCCGTTCGTGCTGCTGCGCTTCGTGCGCGAGGGCGTCAACGTGCTCCTGCCCGTCGCCTCGGTCGGCGGCGAGGTGCTGGGCGCGCGCCTCCTCACCTTCTGGGGCGTGACCGGCGCGGCGAGCGCCGCCGGCATCCTGGTCGACATGTTCTTCCAGGTCGTCACCCAGACGTTGTTCGCGCTGACCGGCGTGGTGCTGCTGAGCCGGATCGAGGGCGAGCAGGCGGCGACCCTGGCGGCGTGGTGCGCCAAGGGACTCGTCCTGAGCGGCGTCGTGCTCGCCGCCTTCTTCGCGGTCCAGCGCTACGGCGGCGCCGGCGCGATCGAGCGGCGCGTGACGGCGCTCGCCCGCCGCTTCGCGGCGGAGGGCGGCGCAGGCCCGGCCGGCGGCGGCGTGCAGGCCGCCCTCGACGCGGTCTGGGACCGCCGGCGCTGGCTGCCCCTGGGCCAGGGCTTCCTGCTCCATCTCGCGGCCTGGTTCCTCGGCGCGCTGGAGATCTGGATCGCGCTCCGGTGCATCGGCATCGACGGGGTGACGCTCGCCGAGGCGGTGGTGCTCGAGTCGCTCAGCCAGGCGATCAAGTCCGCGGCCTTCCCGGTCCCGAGCGGGCTCGGCGTCCAGGAGGGCGGCTTCGTGCTCCTCGGCAGCCTGTTCGGCATCGATCCGCACACCGCGCTCGCCCTCTCGCTGGTCAAGCGGGTGCCGGACGTGGTGCTGGGCCTGCCGGGGCTGATGGCCTGGCAGGCGATCGAGGCCCGGCGCGGGCTGATGGCGCCGAAGGCGGCGCCACCCGCGATCTAA
- a CDS encoding ABC transporter substrate-binding protein: MPLLTRPPLRPLARTLSGLALALALTGPASAQGVLRIGMTASDIPLTTGQADNGGEGMRFTGYTVYDALINWDLGRADKASDLTPGLATAWTIDPADKTRWTFKLRPDVTFHDGSSFDANAVVWNLDKLLKSDSPQFDPRQSAQGRTRIPAVASYKALDPMTVEIVTKNPDATFPYQLAWILMSSPANWEKQGKSWDAVAKAPSGTGPWKVTGFVPRERLELVPNKAYWDKARVPKLDRMVLVPLPEANARVAALRSGQVDWIEAPAPDAVPSLKAAGFALVTNLYPHNWTWHLSRAEGSPWNDVRVRKAANLAVDREGLKEFLGGLATPAEGFLTPGHPWFGKPGFKLSYDPEAAKALLKEAGYGPSKPLVTKVLISASGSGQMQPLPMNEFIQQNLAEVGIKVDYEVVEWNTLINIWRAGSKSDSARGGTAMNYSYLIQDPFTAFIRHAQCNLAPPNGTNWGYYCDPAMDKLFDEVRTTFEPKDQVAVLQRVHEKFVDDALFLMVTHDVNPRAMSKKVQGFVQAQSWFQDFSPITMAK; this comes from the coding sequence ATGCCGCTGCTCACCCGCCCGCCCCTGCGCCCGCTGGCGCGAACCCTGTCCGGGCTCGCCCTCGCCCTCGCGCTGACCGGGCCCGCGAGCGCGCAAGGCGTGCTGCGCATCGGCATGACCGCCTCCGACATCCCGCTCACCACCGGCCAGGCCGACAATGGCGGCGAGGGCATGCGCTTCACCGGCTACACGGTGTACGACGCGCTCATCAACTGGGACCTCGGCCGGGCCGACAAGGCCTCCGACCTGACCCCCGGCCTCGCCACCGCCTGGACGATCGACCCCGCCGACAAGACCCGCTGGACCTTCAAGCTCCGGCCCGACGTCACCTTCCACGACGGTTCCAGCTTCGACGCCAACGCGGTGGTGTGGAACCTCGACAAGCTCCTGAAGTCGGACAGCCCGCAATTCGACCCGCGCCAGTCGGCGCAGGGGCGCACCCGCATCCCGGCGGTGGCCTCCTACAAGGCGCTCGACCCGATGACGGTCGAGATCGTCACCAAGAACCCGGACGCGACCTTCCCCTACCAGCTCGCCTGGATCCTGATGTCGTCTCCCGCCAACTGGGAGAAGCAGGGCAAGAGCTGGGACGCGGTCGCCAAGGCGCCCTCCGGCACCGGGCCGTGGAAGGTGACGGGCTTCGTGCCGCGCGAGCGCCTCGAGCTGGTGCCGAACAAGGCCTACTGGGACAAGGCGCGGGTGCCGAAGCTCGACCGCATGGTCCTGGTACCTCTCCCCGAGGCCAATGCCCGGGTGGCGGCTTTGCGCTCCGGCCAGGTCGACTGGATCGAGGCGCCGGCGCCGGACGCGGTGCCCTCGCTCAAGGCGGCGGGCTTCGCGCTGGTCACCAACCTCTATCCCCATAACTGGACCTGGCACCTGTCGCGGGCCGAGGGCTCGCCGTGGAACGACGTCCGCGTGCGCAAGGCCGCGAACCTCGCGGTCGACCGCGAGGGGCTGAAGGAGTTCTTAGGGGGACTCGCCACCCCGGCGGAGGGCTTCCTCACCCCCGGCCATCCGTGGTTCGGCAAGCCGGGCTTCAAGCTCTCGTACGATCCCGAGGCGGCGAAGGCGCTCCTGAAGGAGGCCGGCTACGGCCCGAGCAAGCCCCTCGTCACCAAGGTGCTGATCTCGGCCTCGGGCTCGGGCCAGATGCAGCCGCTGCCGATGAACGAGTTCATCCAGCAGAACCTGGCCGAGGTCGGCATCAAGGTCGATTACGAGGTCGTGGAGTGGAACACGCTCATCAACATCTGGCGCGCCGGCTCGAAGTCCGACAGCGCGCGGGGCGGCACCGCGATGAACTACTCCTACCTGATCCAGGACCCGTTCACCGCCTTCATCCGGCATGCCCAGTGCAACCTGGCGCCGCCGAACGGCACCAACTGGGGATATTACTGCGACCCGGCGATGGACAAGCTGTTCGATGAGGTCCGCACGACCTTCGAGCCGAAGGACCAGGTCGCGGTCCTGCAGAGGGTGCACGAGAAATTCGTCGACGACGCGCTGTTCCTGATGGTCACCCACGACGTCAACCCGCGGGCGATGAGCAAGAAGGTGCAGGGCTTCGTCCAGGCCCAGAGCTGGTTCCAGGATTTCTCGCCGATCACGATGGCGAAGTAG
- a CDS encoding ABC transporter substrate-binding protein, which translates to MLVSAGCLLLSVASSSAQTSVKVGILNDMSGVYSDIGGKGSVAAAQLAAEDFAAIDKTIQVEIVSADHQNKPDVGAGIARQWYDRDGVDAIFDVPTSSVALAVSQVTREKNKIFINSGAGTTDLTGSQCSPNTIHWTYDTYALANGTGGEMVKRGGNTWFFLTADYAFGQSLQNETAAVVTRNGGKVLGSARVPFPASDFSSFLLQAQASGSKVVGLANAGGDTINAVKQAHEFGLTEGGQKLAALLFYAQDAKALGLEIAKGLVLTEAFYWDLNDGTRAFSQRFAKKANGNMPSMNQAGVYGGMMHYLKAVSATKSKDPKVVMEWMKANPTDDPLFGKGMVRADGRTIHDMYLFEVKKPSESKGPWDVYNKLATIPGDQAFKPMNQGGCPLVGKS; encoded by the coding sequence GTGCTGGTGTCCGCCGGGTGTCTGTTGCTGTCGGTGGCGTCCTCGTCGGCCCAGACGAGCGTCAAGGTCGGCATCCTGAACGACATGTCGGGTGTCTATTCCGATATCGGCGGCAAGGGATCGGTCGCCGCGGCGCAGCTCGCGGCGGAAGACTTCGCGGCGATCGACAAGACCATCCAGGTCGAGATCGTCTCCGCCGACCACCAGAACAAGCCGGATGTCGGCGCCGGCATCGCGCGGCAATGGTACGACCGCGACGGCGTCGACGCGATCTTCGACGTGCCGACATCGTCGGTGGCGCTCGCGGTCAGCCAGGTCACCCGCGAGAAGAACAAGATCTTCATCAACTCGGGCGCCGGCACCACCGACCTGACCGGTTCGCAGTGCTCTCCCAATACCATCCACTGGACCTACGACACCTACGCGCTCGCCAACGGCACCGGCGGCGAGATGGTCAAGCGCGGCGGCAACACCTGGTTCTTCCTGACGGCGGACTACGCCTTCGGGCAATCGCTCCAGAACGAGACCGCGGCCGTCGTGACGCGCAACGGCGGCAAGGTCCTGGGCTCCGCCCGGGTGCCGTTCCCGGCCAGCGACTTCTCCTCCTTCCTGCTCCAGGCGCAGGCCTCGGGTTCCAAGGTGGTCGGGCTCGCCAATGCCGGCGGCGACACCATCAACGCCGTCAAGCAGGCCCACGAGTTCGGCCTCACCGAGGGTGGGCAGAAGCTCGCGGCCCTGCTGTTCTACGCCCAGGACGCCAAGGCGCTCGGCCTCGAGATCGCCAAGGGGCTGGTGCTGACGGAGGCGTTCTACTGGGACCTGAACGACGGGACCCGGGCCTTCTCGCAGCGCTTCGCCAAGAAGGCGAACGGCAACATGCCGAGCATGAACCAGGCCGGCGTCTACGGCGGGATGATGCACTACCTGAAGGCGGTCTCGGCGACGAAGTCGAAGGACCCCAAGGTCGTCATGGAGTGGATGAAGGCCAACCCGACCGACGACCCGCTGTTCGGCAAGGGCATGGTCCGGGCCGACGGCCGCACGATCCACGACATGTACCTGTTCGAGGTCAAGAAGCCATCCGAGTCGAAGGGACCCTGGGACGTCTACAACAAGCTCGCGACGATCCCCGGCGACCAGGCGTTCAAGCCGATGAACCAGGGCGGCTGCCCGCTCGTCGGCAAGAGCTGA
- a CDS encoding ABC transporter ATP-binding protein, whose translation MNDLDPRDRGGPAQPLLTVERLAKHFPGKGGLFGKGNLFGKGPAVRAVDGIDFTVMKGETLGVVGESGCGKSTTARLLMQIARQDRGDIVFDGELLGSRALDLKAYRRQVQMVFQDSYASLNPRLTVEESVAFGPKAHGLSAAAALSRAHDLLRQVGLEPRRFGGRYPHEVSGGQRQRVNIARALALEPRLLILDEAVSALDKSVEAQVLNLLTDLKQEFGLTYIFISHDLNVVRFMSDRVMVMYLGRIAEIGPADAILGSPRHPYTAALLASQPSTDPEARLEEAPLTGDPPNPINPPPGCRFHTRCRFAAEVCRTREPGLDPVAPAHFAACHMAVAGSGHPDAPPVPLAA comes from the coding sequence GTGAACGATCTCGATCCGCGCGACCGCGGCGGGCCCGCCCAGCCGCTCCTCACCGTCGAGCGCCTGGCGAAGCACTTTCCCGGCAAGGGCGGGCTGTTCGGCAAGGGCAATCTCTTCGGCAAGGGACCTGCGGTCCGCGCCGTCGACGGCATCGACTTCACGGTGATGAAGGGCGAGACCCTCGGTGTGGTCGGAGAATCGGGCTGCGGCAAGTCGACGACGGCGCGCCTGCTGATGCAGATCGCCCGGCAGGACCGGGGCGACATCGTCTTCGACGGCGAGCTGCTGGGTTCGCGCGCCCTCGACCTGAAGGCCTATCGCCGCCAGGTGCAGATGGTGTTCCAGGATTCCTACGCCTCGCTCAACCCGCGGCTGACGGTCGAGGAATCGGTGGCCTTCGGGCCGAAGGCGCACGGGCTGTCCGCGGCGGCGGCGTTGTCGCGCGCCCACGACCTCCTGCGCCAGGTCGGCCTCGAGCCGCGGCGCTTCGGCGGGCGCTACCCGCACGAGGTCTCGGGCGGCCAGCGCCAGCGGGTCAACATCGCTCGCGCCCTCGCCCTCGAGCCGCGGCTCCTCATCCTCGACGAGGCGGTCTCGGCCCTCGACAAGTCGGTGGAGGCGCAGGTGCTGAACCTGCTGACCGATCTCAAGCAGGAATTCGGGCTGACCTACATCTTCATCTCGCACGACCTCAACGTCGTGCGCTTCATGTCCGACCGGGTGATGGTGATGTATCTCGGCCGGATCGCCGAGATCGGCCCGGCCGACGCCATCCTCGGGTCGCCGCGCCACCCCTACACGGCGGCCTTGCTGGCCTCCCAGCCCTCGACCGACCCGGAGGCGCGGCTGGAGGAAGCGCCGCTGACCGGCGACCCGCCGAACCCGATCAACCCGCCCCCGGGCTGCCGCTTCCACACCCGCTGCCGGTTCGCCGCGGAGGTCTGCCGGACGCGCGAGCCCGGCCTCGACCCGGTGGCGCCGGCCCATTTCGCGGCTTGCCACATGGCGGTCGCCGGCTCCGGCCATCCCGACGCTCCCCCGGTCCCGCTGGCGGCGTGA
- a CDS encoding ABC transporter permease, whose protein sequence is MILFILKRIGYAAPVALGVSLVCFLLVHLAPGDPLSAILPVDATAEMQAQMRAAYGFDKPLPVQYGLWLWKILHGDLGTSIATGRPVLSEVGRAVGNSLILASVATLIGFTFGTFFGFVAGYARDSWLDRAASAIAVFGVSVPHYWLGIVLVIVFSATLGWLPPTGAGPQGSGNWVPDLEHLRYILLPAITMSVIPMGVISRTVRALVGDILHQDFVQALRAKGLSEFGVFRHVVKNAAPTAIAIMGLQLGYLLGGSILIETVFAWPGTGFLLNAAIFQRDLPLLQGTILVLAMFFVTLNLLVDVVQTALDPRIERA, encoded by the coding sequence ATGATCCTCTTCATCCTCAAGCGCATCGGCTACGCCGCCCCAGTCGCCCTGGGCGTGAGCCTGGTATGCTTCCTCCTCGTCCACCTCGCCCCCGGCGATCCGCTGAGCGCGATCCTGCCGGTGGACGCCACCGCCGAGATGCAGGCGCAGATGCGCGCGGCCTACGGCTTCGACAAGCCGCTGCCGGTGCAGTACGGCCTGTGGCTCTGGAAGATCCTGCACGGCGACCTCGGCACCTCGATCGCCACCGGCCGCCCGGTCCTGTCGGAGGTCGGCCGCGCCGTCGGCAACAGCCTGATCCTGGCCTCGGTCGCGACGCTGATCGGCTTCACCTTCGGCACCTTCTTCGGCTTCGTCGCCGGCTATGCCCGCGATTCCTGGCTCGACCGGGCGGCCTCGGCCATCGCGGTCTTCGGGGTCAGCGTGCCGCATTACTGGCTCGGCATCGTGCTGGTGATCGTGTTCTCGGCCACCCTCGGCTGGCTGCCGCCGACCGGTGCGGGGCCGCAGGGGTCGGGCAACTGGGTGCCCGACCTCGAGCACCTGCGCTACATCCTGCTCCCGGCCATCACCATGTCGGTGATCCCCATGGGGGTGATCTCCCGCACAGTCCGGGCGCTCGTCGGCGACATCCTGCACCAGGACTTCGTCCAGGCGCTGCGCGCCAAGGGCCTGTCGGAGTTCGGCGTCTTCCGCCACGTGGTCAAGAACGCGGCCCCCACCGCCATCGCCATCATGGGGCTGCAACTCGGCTACCTGCTCGGCGGCTCGATCCTGATCGAGACGGTGTTCGCCTGGCCGGGCACCGGCTTCCTCCTCAACGCCGCGATCTTCCAGCGCGACCTGCCGCTGCTCCAGGGCACGATCCTGGTGCTCGCCATGTTCTTCGTCACCCTCAACCTCCTGGTCGACGTGGTGCAGACCGCGCTCGACCCCCGCATCGAGAGGGCCTGA
- a CDS encoding ABC transporter permease: MTIQTSLATGDPVAAVAAPEIPVVASRGYWGSVLRRLARDPVAMAAACVILAIVLAAIFAPLIAPMDPFKGSMARRLRHVGDATYWLGSDELGRDMLTRLLYAGRLSLFMGVLPVVIAFFVGSSLGILAGYAGGWVNTLVMRVVDVFFAFPSVLLAIALSGALGAGILNSIVSLTVVFVPQITRVAESVTVQIRNRDYVEAARVSGANPFTVVRVQVLGNVLGPVFVYATSLISVSMILASGLSFLGLGVKPPEPEWGLMLNTLRTAIYVNPVVAALPGVMIFLTSISFNLLSDGLRSAMEVRQ; encoded by the coding sequence ATGACCATTCAGACCTCGCTCGCCACCGGCGATCCCGTCGCGGCGGTCGCCGCGCCAGAGATCCCGGTCGTGGCCTCGCGCGGCTACTGGGGCAGCGTTCTCCGGCGGCTCGCCCGCGATCCGGTCGCGATGGCCGCCGCCTGCGTGATCCTGGCCATCGTGCTCGCGGCGATCTTCGCGCCGCTGATCGCCCCGATGGACCCGTTCAAGGGCTCGATGGCCCGGCGCCTGCGCCACGTCGGCGACGCGACCTACTGGCTCGGCTCGGACGAGCTCGGCCGCGACATGCTCACCCGCCTCCTCTATGCCGGCCGCCTGTCGCTGTTCATGGGCGTGCTGCCGGTCGTCATCGCGTTCTTCGTCGGATCTAGCCTCGGGATCCTCGCGGGCTATGCCGGCGGCTGGGTCAACACGCTGGTCATGCGCGTGGTCGACGTGTTCTTCGCCTTTCCGTCGGTGCTGCTGGCCATCGCGCTCTCGGGCGCGCTGGGGGCCGGCATCCTCAACTCGATCGTATCGCTCACCGTCGTCTTCGTGCCGCAGATCACCCGCGTCGCCGAGAGCGTCACGGTGCAGATCCGCAACCGCGACTACGTCGAGGCCGCCCGGGTCTCGGGCGCGAACCCGTTCACGGTGGTGCGGGTGCAGGTGCTCGGCAACGTGCTCGGTCCGGTCTTCGTCTACGCCACCAGCCTGATCTCGGTCTCGATGATCCTGGCCTCGGGACTCTCCTTCCTCGGCCTCGGCGTGAAGCCGCCGGAGCCGGAATGGGGCTTGATGCTCAACACCCTGCGCACCGCGATCTACGTCAACCCGGTCGTCGCGGCGCTGCCGGGCGTGATGATCTTCCTCACCTCGATCTCCTTCAACCTTCTGTCGGACGGCCTGCGCTCGGCCATGGAGGTGCGCCAGTGA
- a CDS encoding ankyrin repeat domain-containing protein → MDANAMQNEEPDAPARPAMDEDTIAFAGRVFQYARLGHHAELAELLSMGLPPNLRNDKGDTLLMLAAYHGHVETVGALMAHEADPEIANDRGQTPLAAAAFKGAMPVVLALLDGGAAIDGAGPDGRTALMTAAMFNRVEMVEALLARGADPARRDASGHTAETAARAMSAPDTPDVLARAAAAKADR, encoded by the coding sequence ATGGACGCGAACGCGATGCAGAACGAGGAGCCGGATGCCCCGGCGCGGCCGGCGATGGACGAGGATACGATCGCCTTCGCGGGCCGGGTGTTCCAGTATGCCCGGCTCGGCCACCACGCCGAGCTGGCGGAGCTGCTGTCGATGGGCCTGCCGCCCAACCTGCGCAACGACAAGGGCGACACGCTCCTGATGCTCGCGGCCTATCACGGCCACGTCGAGACCGTCGGCGCGCTGATGGCGCACGAGGCCGACCCGGAGATCGCCAACGACCGCGGCCAGACCCCGCTCGCCGCGGCGGCGTTCAAGGGTGCGATGCCGGTGGTGCTCGCTCTCCTCGACGGCGGGGCGGCGATCGACGGCGCCGGCCCGGACGGGCGCACCGCCCTGATGACGGCCGCGATGTTCAACCGGGTCGAGATGGTGGAGGCCCTGCTCGCCCGCGGCGCCGATCCGGCCCGCCGCGACGCGAGCGGCCACACCGCCGAGACCGCCGCCCGCGCCATGAGCGCGCCCGACACGCCGGACGTGCTGGCCCGGGCGGCAGCGGCGAAGGCGGATCGTTAG
- a CDS encoding ABC transporter ATP-binding protein, which yields MNAPLRANDTAASGALIEVRGLTVDFLGGRKPVRAVGGVDVTIRAGEALALLGESGSGKSVTLRALMRLLPESRTRIGGHLRVDGHDVLGLKRRALSAYRGGTVAMIFQDPGLALDPVYRIGDQIAEAVMRHEGASRAAARARALELFERVHIPSPARRLEAYPHELSGGMRQRAMIALALACRPKVLLADEPTTALDATVQIQILLLLRELQRDLGLAVIFVTHDVGVAVQVADRVAVMYGGHLVEVGASGDVIGRPAHPYTQGLLASRITPDSPKGVRLATIPGSPPDLAEPPPGCPFEPRCPLAVPACREGLPARADIAPGHAARCIRLGETRPVL from the coding sequence ATGAACGCACCCTTGCGCGCGAACGACACCGCGGCCTCCGGCGCCCTGATCGAGGTCCGCGGCCTGACGGTCGATTTCCTCGGCGGCCGAAAACCGGTCCGGGCGGTCGGCGGGGTCGATGTCACCATCCGCGCCGGCGAGGCCCTGGCGCTGCTCGGGGAATCGGGCTCGGGCAAGTCCGTGACCCTGCGGGCCCTGATGCGATTGCTGCCGGAATCCCGCACCCGCATCGGCGGGCATCTCCGGGTCGACGGCCACGACGTGCTCGGCCTGAAGCGGCGGGCGCTCTCGGCCTATCGCGGCGGCACGGTCGCGATGATCTTCCAGGATCCGGGCCTCGCCCTCGATCCGGTCTACCGCATCGGCGACCAGATCGCGGAAGCCGTGATGCGCCACGAGGGCGCCTCCCGCGCCGCCGCGAGGGCCCGGGCGCTCGAACTGTTCGAGCGCGTCCACATCCCCTCCCCGGCGCGGCGCCTCGAGGCCTACCCGCACGAGCTGTCCGGCGGCATGCGCCAGCGGGCGATGATCGCTCTGGCGCTCGCCTGCCGGCCCAAGGTGCTGCTCGCCGACGAGCCGACGACCGCCCTCGACGCGACGGTGCAGATCCAGATTCTGCTGCTCCTGCGCGAGTTGCAGCGCGACCTCGGCCTCGCCGTGATCTTCGTCACCCACGATGTCGGCGTCGCCGTGCAGGTCGCCGACCGGGTCGCCGTGATGTATGGCGGCCACCTCGTCGAGGTCGGGGCGAGCGGCGACGTGATCGGCCGGCCGGCGCACCCCTACACGCAGGGGCTGCTCGCCTCGCGCATCACCCCGGATTCGCCGAAGGGGGTGCGGCTCGCCACCATCCCGGGCTCGCCCCCGGACCTCGCCGAGCCGCCCCCGGGCTGCCCGTTCGAGCCCCGCTGCCCCCTCGCCGTCCCGGCCTGCCGGGAGGGCCTGCCGGCGCGGGCGGACATCGCGCCGGGCCACGCCGCGCGCTGCATCCGCCTCGGCGAGACGAGGCCGGTGCTCTGA